The sequence below is a genomic window from Inquilinus sp. KBS0705.
TGGTACCGGCAAAGTTGGCCTCGTAGCCCAACACACGGTCAAGCTCGGTAGGGTGTCCCACCGATTCGTGGATGGTTAGCCAAAGATGACTTGGATCAAGCACCAGATCGTATTTACCCGGGTCTACAGATTTTGCGGTCAGTTTTTCTCCGGCTTGTTTGGTAGCAAACTTGATATCTTCCATCATATCGTACCGGTTTTTATAGCGCGGTGTAACACCGCCAACCGTTTCGGCCGGCGAGGCGTTCAAATACTCGTAGCTCATGCCCACCGGCGAGCTTAACGAACGGCGCGTTTCAAACGAACCTTTTGATGGGTCTATTTTAGTTACCGTAAAGCTCGGGTAAAATCGGTGTATATCCTGGTCGATGTAGGAGCCATCGGTTGAGGCAAAGTACTTTTGCTCATTTACCGCAAAAATGGTAGAATTTACAAAGTTTGCTCCCCCACCCATGGCAACCGCATTAGCGCCAAGCAGCAGGTCAACCTTTTCTTTAATAGGCACTTCAAAGGCATTCTTTTCGATAGGTGTTTTCCAGCTTACTTCGCCGTAGCCCTTTTGTGGTGCCAGTTGTACCGGCGCGCTGCCCAATTTAGCATTGGCCTTTGCAACGGCAACCGCTCGCTGCGCTGTTTTGGCAATACCCGTCTTTGTAACATCGTTTGACGCGGCAAAGCCCCAGCAACCATTGGCTATAACACGTATACCCACCCCATAAGATTCGGTGTTGGCTACGTTGGTTACCCGGTTTTCGCGGGTGATTACAAACTGGTTAAGGTAGCGGCCTATGCGCACATCGGCATAGCTGGCCCCGGCAGATTTTGCGGCGTTTAACCCGGCATCGGCCAGTTCCTTTTTAATGCGGACGTCCACATACTCCAGCGCCTGCTGCTGATCGATGTTTTTGCCAAAGCCTGGTATCGACGGGAGCATCATGGCCCCTGCGCCCATACCTGATAAATAAATAAAATCTCTTCTTCTCAAAGTTTATCCTCCAATTTATAATGAAAACTTAGTTTCTATCCATAAGAAAGTACACGCTGCCAGCAGCAGGATATAAAAATATATTTTCGGCACAGCAATCTGTACTTTTTGCTGTATCTGTTTTGTTACAATAGTATTTGCCGTATGGGCTGCCGCGTATTTGGTTGTTGCCGATAGTCTTTCTGCCGCCTGAACGCCCGGCCAATCCTGTTTATGATATGCATACCACCAAATGGTTTTATCGCCCTGCTTTAATTCCTGCCAGCCTTTGGCAGATGGCCAGTAAGTGGCGGTCCACTCAAAGGGAATATTGGGGTTTTGTGCAATAGGGGTGCTCTCGCCATTAATAACAACCGGTGCAAATTCGCTTTGCGTTACGGATATATCTACCGGTTCATCAACGAGCGGCAGTGTTTGGAAGCTCAATTTATTTGGTTTATCTCCATCCTTACGCGCTGCTTTGCTAATGAGGGTCGACCATAATGCCGAGTAATCCATTTTATTGCCCGCCAGCATCCAGCTAAAAGTGTTGTTAAGCGTAGTAAACACTATTTTGCCCGAACCTAAAATTGTACTGTTTGCTAAAATATCTCCACGCGTCCCCTCTGCTATAGGCTGTGTGCCATCTCGGTAAATAATATGCGCCGGGCCTGTATTTAATTTATCTGAATTGCTTTTTTTACCTGCTATTTTAATATACGATGGCACAGGCTCTTTACCCGATGGCCTATCTACAGGGAAATCCTTTTGCAACCATGATGCTTTGCCGATACTATCCGCACGAACAATTAAGCCTAAGCCTTTATCGGCAATTTGTTGTTTGAGTACCGCGCTTTCGGCGACGCTTAGGGCTGTTATCACCGACAGATCGCCCAATACCACATCAAATTTATTAAGCGTGGCGGGCGACAGGCTGTTTAAGTTAAGTTGCTCTGTATTGATGTATTCGGTATTGAACTTACCCTTACTTATAGCCGACCGCAAAGCAACCGCATAACCATTTTCGCTTAGCCAGTTCTTTAAAAAGCGGGTCTCAAAATCGGGTGATGCGGTTAGCATTAGTATTTTTAGTGGCTTTACCGGTATTATTTGTACCGGCACATCTCCCTGCGTAATGGTATCGTTGCCCATAACCGCTTGCAGTGTATAAACCACCTTACCGGTTGTTTTAGGCTGTGTACTTAATGTAAAAGACGATTGCCCGCCCGGGTTAATAACCGCAGTTGCCAATACGGTATTTAATCCTTTCAATAGCAGCTTTACCTTTTGTGTCGATGGATTATTATAGGTTCCTTGTACAATTAAGTCTTCGCCGGCTTTTATGGCTTTGTTCCAGCTTATATGGCTTACCCCTGCAGGTATGGCCGAGGGATGAAAAGCAAGGGGCAACGCGTTCAACTGTTTTAACTCGACGGGTTTTAAGCCATAACCATATACATCTAAAGCCCGTGTAGTATCAATTTCGTCGGCACCGCTTATAAGCTGCACTTTGGGGTACGCCTTTTTAATTTCTTTATCCAATGTTAGGGCTTTGGCTATATCCTTTAAACTATCTGTAGCAAAGCCGGGTGTGAGTAATATAGTTTTACGTGTAGCTGAAATGCTTTGTTGGGTATGATAGCTTAGCGGCAAAGCTATACAAGCTAAACATGCTGCTGCCACAAGCACCGACAATAAGCGCCAAAGTAGATTTGCCTTTACAGCGCGCTTGTACTCCATCCAGGTAAAAAACCCTGCCAGTAACAGGCAGATGATGCAAACTATGTATGTAAAGTTCGCTATCATGGTTTGGCCTGTTTAAGGTTTTTATAGTATTGTTCAGACAGGCCCATATCCGTCGCGCTTGCATCAGCGGAAGGGGTATTCTTCGCGGGATTAAGCGTCTTTTGTATGGCACGCTCCACTATATCAATATCGTTAGCGTAAGCGTTAGCTTTTTGTGCTGCCAATATCCTGCGCATAGCGCTTAACGATGTTAGGTAGATACCCGGCTCGGCAGATGCCTTTGCAGCCAGTTGCTGGTTGGCCAATTGCAAAACGCGGCTGTCTGTTGCTTTTAAAACCGGGTCTATCTTTAATCCTTCTAAAACATTAACCGCTTTTTTAAGTGCATCCTGCTCATCAGCGCCGGGTTTTATATCCTGCCGGTTTAGGGGTTCAATAATTTTATCCAGTTCGCCGCTCAGGCGTTTTTCCATTTTTAGCGGCGGCGGGTTATAGGATGTTTTGGCCACAAAGGAGCGGGACTTTTGCTGCAGGTCTTTTAACAAACGCAGGGCCTTGTAAGCAAATGGCAGTGCCGCCTGCGGCTTGTACAAACGCAATTGCAATTCGGCTTTCCACATTTCGGTAAGGGTAGCTTTTAGCTGGGCCTTAATGGCAGGTTCAAAAAAACTTGCGTCGGCAGCATTGTCGTGGTCGTCGGTGTATTCCTTTAATATCTTGGTGGCATTGCTAAAATCGGCAGGGTCGGCAGGTCCTGCATCCGGCGAACCTATTTTGTCTTCGCCCTCTTCGCCTAAAAATTTGCCATAGCGCAGGCGTAATAGTTTTTGGTCGATACCCAGATCGTTGCTGCGGTTGTTAAACTTTTGTACACTGATGGTGTCCTTCTCCTTTATCAATTGCTCGGCATCAATAATAATTTGCCGCTCGCTCCTAAAAAACTCAGGTTTTAAATTAGATCCTGTTAAAATACCATCCATACTTAGCAGCGCGGCGGTATCTTGTATACTCACGGTGTATACATCGGTACGACTTAGCTGTTGGTGCGTGTCATGCGCCTGTACATAAAAATACAGTTCGTCGCCGGGTTCCATATTTAATGCAGGCAGACTTACCAACTTTTGTACATTGTATTGCGTACCACGTTCGCTAAAACTCGCCGGGAAGTTAATTTTATACTCCTTAAACTTCACCCCTTCGCCTTTGCCTTTAGCCACGGTGGCTACTATTAAGGCATCAGCAATGCCGTAATCATCATTAAGCGAGGTGCTGATATTAACCTGCTGCGTTTCGCCCGCATCAATATAGGTATAGGGCTTAGGCGTTTTAATGTGCAGTATAGGCGGCGCATCTTTTATTACCTGTACCTGGTAAAGGTCGGACAGTTTGCCATCAATACTCACCTGGTAAAAGCAGGGCCTGGCAATGATTTTTTGCGCTACCCAAAGCTTGTGCCCGTCGCGCGGGGTTAAAGCAATGCGTTCGTTATCGTTAAACAGTAACCATGCACTTTTTATGGCAATGTTGGTTTTAATTTGCCAGTTGGCCACGGCACCTTCTTCGGCCACCATGTTAAACTTATCCTGGGTGTGCTTTGCCCTGCCGGTGTAGGCCGGTGGAGTAATAGATAGCTCCACACCATCAACCTGCGGCAAAACTACTTCGGGTTGATTGGGCGGTGTGTATGGGATAACCTTGCCATCTTTACCATAGTAAACATGCGCTTTGGGGTAAAATTTTACCAATGCAATTACCGCCATTACAGCTACTGCCAATAATAATAATGCGGGCCATAAGCGTTTAGTAAATGGCTTATGGCTAATATCTATTCCGCTTAAAGTATGCTCGGCTTGGTTAAGTGCTAAGGTCTGTAAAACGTTTAATTCGGTTGGCGGTAAAAGTATCAGGTCGCTGCTTTCCTGCAATTCGGGGTATTGGCTGTTTAAAAAACTGGCTATGTTTTTATTGCTTATATGCCAGGGCTGATGGATAGCCAGTAGTACAATAAGCATCGCAACCCCTATCACCAAAGCCCAAAATGGCGATACCCCAAATACATAAAACAGCAAAGCTCCGGCTATTAGCGCAGCAGATAAGGCCAGCAGCACATCGGCCACTACCTGCCATATCATATAGCGGCGGCGCAGGCCTTGTATAATATGTATGCCCTGCTTAGCCATTGGTAATCGGTTTAGTTTTATGCGATAATAAACGCTCGGCTATAAATACCAGCACTAATGCCAGCCAAAAATATTTAGACACATCTGTTTGCTCTGTTTTTGCTGTCAATGCCGGCGATTCTCCCTTCCCCGAAATATTGGGCTGTATTTGTTGGGTGCTTAATATTCGTTGGTCGTATCTTATGGGTTGGCTGTAAACCTGGTTATCAATTAGCTTTAATATGATTTTGGGGAAATCCTCACCCCAAACCAGGTCGGTCCACAGCGGGTTAAAATGGGTGTAAAAGTGGTAGATATTTACTTTAGGCTGCTGTTTTAAACTTAGCACCGCGTTGCCAAAACCATCCGTTAAAATAAACCCGTTTTTATCAGTTGCTGCTACTCTCTTAAATAAAGCAACATGGGCGTTTTGCGTATTTATACTTGTGTTAACTGTATTTGCCTTGCCATTAACATAGGTGAAGATATTCCCGCTTTTCAACCGCTCGCTCACCGCCTGTTCCGATAGCCAAAACAACCAATTTTGCCCGGCGGGTATCTGGTCGGCTTGCGTGTATTGTTTAATAATTGCCCTTTGTCCCGTAAAATTTACCGCAGCTGTTAAAGCAGCCATTAGGTAATGCGCATCAACAGCATACTTATTGGTATAAATGGCAATTTTTAAGGTGCTGGTATCGGGTACAACAATTTCATTTTGGTCTATCTTAATTTCCTGTCCATTTGGCAAGCTTTGTTCTGTAAAATAAACGGCCTGCGGGTTGCTGTTACCATAGGTAACCTTGCGGGTATTGGTCCCGGTATTGGCTATAGCAGCTACCCACTTACTTGTGGAATCTGTAGGCGTGTACGTTCGCCATTGCAGGTTTAACGATACCGCCGGTTTGCTGCCTGTAAAGTGACCAAGGTTGTTGGGCGTAAACACATACACCCGCCTTGCCGGTGATAATTTGGTATTCAACCTGCTGATTAGGCTCCAATAATTAGCTGTTGTGGTGGTATCGGCTGCTAAAGTATCTGTGAGCAGCTTTTTTATATCGGCCTTTGTGAAGCCCTGGTTAAAGTAATGAAATTCATACCCGGCCGCCGTAAGCGAATCTATTGTCGGTTTAAACTTTTGATAGCTCTGTTTAAAGTTTTCCTTTGGTATAAGCACCCAGCCCTTAATATTTTTATTCGACAGGTAGCTTTGCCAAACCGGTGCAGACAAAAACAGGGCCAACAAAGCCAGTAAAAGGCAACGCAACATTAACAATAATATATCCTGTATTTTAAAGCTGCGACTGCTGATTTTAGATGCCTCGGTAATTAGCGATATACTGCCAACCTTCAAGGTTTTACCCGGCCTTATATTCCACAGGTGTATAATTACCGGGATACTTAAAGCGGCAAGTGCTGACAACCATATGGGAAATAAAAACTGCATACGCCTAATTAAACCCTTTCTTCCTTTGCACTAAAAAGCTTCTAAGGGCTTCATCCAGCGGTTCGGCAGTACTTATCATGCGATAAGCTATGCGTTTGCCTAACAATGTACTTTTAATAGTTGCCAAATGCTCCTGTAACTTTTCGGTATAGGTATCTTTAGCACGCTGGGTATTTACTTGTATGGTTTCACCGCTCTCCAGGTCTTCAAGTGTGGTAAAGCCCTTAAAGTCAAAATCCAGTTCGTTTTGCCCCATTAAATGAAACACGATGATCTCGTGTTTTAAAGCCGACAAAGAATTGAGCAAGGCATTTATCTCTCCATCGGCCTGGTACATATCCGTTATAAAAACCAATAGCTCTTTACGCCCCGTACCGGCAAACAATTCTTTATAATGCACCGGTTTAGTAAACGCGCCGGCAGGGTCTACCTGTTGCAGATGATAAAACAGGCGCTGCAAATGCTGTGGGTCGGGTTTGGATGGGGTAGTAAAAAGCTCGCCATCTTTAAATATGTTCAATGCTACCGAGTCGCCCTGCAAATTGGCCAGGTAGGCCAGCGATGCCGCCAAAAAGCGGGCATAATCTATCTTCTTTACCCCATTATCATCGTGGTTCATAGATGCGCTGGCATCTACCAAAAACCGCACGGATATGCTGGTCTCTATCTCCGACTCGCGGATATAATACCTGTCGCTGCGGGCAAACATGCGCCAATCCAGCCAGCGCAGGTCGTCGCCGGGCTGGTAGCTGCGGTACTGGCTAAATTCCAGGCCGGGGCCCTTTACGGTGCTTTTGTTAAAGCCATTCATAAAGCCATCAATAACCGTTTTCGCCAGCAATGGCAAATCCTTAATGGTCATTAATACTTTGGGGTCAAGCACGATAGATCTTAGATTTTAGATGTACGATTTTAGATTTGTCCTGCCGCCAGCTTAAAGTGAGCCTTTGCGCGCTGTTACCTTTATCAGTTCGGCGGTTACTTTATCAGCATCAATGCCCTCGGCTTCGGCTTTAAAATTCATTAGTATGCGGTGCCTTAATACAGCAGGGGCCATAGCATGTATATCTTCCATTAAAACGGTGTACCTGCCTTTAAGCAAAGCCCTTGCTTTGGCGGTTAAAATTAATGCCTGCCCTGCGCGTGGACCGGCACCCCAACGCACCCATTCTTTTACATAGTTAATAGTTGTCGTATCCGGGCGGGTAGCGCGTATCATACTGCTTACGTAGCGGGTAAGGTCCTCGTTAATACTTACCTGCCTTACCAATGCCTGGGCCTGTATAATTTCTTCGGCTGTTATAACCGCCTGTACATCGGCTTTTGCCGAGCCTGTGGTTCGGTTTAATATCGCAAACTCTTCCTGCTCGCTGGGGTAGCCAATTTTTATCAGCAGTAAAAACCTGTCCAGCTGCGCCTCGGGTAAGGGATAGGTACCGGCCTGCTCAATCGGGTTTTGCGTAGCTAATATAAAAAACGGCTTATCCAAGGAATAAGTTTGGCCGCCATAAGTTACCTCAAACTCCTGCATGGCTTCCAGTAATGCCGATTGCGTTTTGGGAGGCGTACGGTTTATCTCGTCGGCCAGTATAATATTGGCAAACAAAGGGCCTTTGTTGAATTTGAAGAAACGTTTGCCGGTGGCATGGTCTTCTTCCAATATCTCGGTGCCAATAATATCCGTTGGCATCAGGTCGGGTGTAAACTGTATACGACGAAACGCCAGGTGCAAAGCCTGCGACATGGTTTTAACAATGAGTGTTTTTGCCAAGCCCGGCACCCCTTCCAGCAGGCAGTGCCCTCCGGCTAAAAAGGCTACCAGCAGTTCGTCAAGTATAGCATCCTGCCCAACAATTACCTTTTGTATCTCGGTTTTTAGCCGGGGCAGTTTGGCAAGCAGGTCTTTTATGTTCTCTTCGGTAAGTTCCAATGTAATATTCGTTTATTTATTTGCAGCTTTAATCTACTCACCCCCTGCCCCCCTCTCTTCGCTACGCGCAAAGAGGAGGTTCTTTTTCTTGCCCTCTTTCCGCAAAGCGGAGAGAGGGTCGCCCAGCGAAGCGTCGGCGGGGTGAGTCTACCCGCCGGTAATACACTGCGTAAAATCCACTCACAAGATATTACCCTTTTAACTAAATACCATGCTTTTTTATCAAAAACTCAATAAAGTATCTAAAACTTTACAACTTGTTCAGTTTAATTCATCAGCCAGGCAAAAATTTTATCCTAATTTTAGAGTTTTGTAAGCAGATGGCATACGGTGCAAAATTTACTTTTACAAGGTTAAGCTACCACAGCGGCGATTGGGACACCGATCAGCGGATGCCATCCAACATCCTTAATTCGTTGCTGGAATATACCACTATACCCATCGACCCGCACGAAAAGGTAATACCGCTAAGCAGTGATGATATTTTTACAGCGCCATTCCTTTATTTAAGCGGCCACAAGCTTGTGCAATTTGATACCAAGGAAAAAGCCAACTTTAAAAAGTATGTGCAAAACGGCGGTTTTGTTTTTGTTGACGATTGCAACCACGATATCGACGGGCTTTTTGCCAAATCATTCGAGGCGCAAATGGCTGCCTTGTTTGGGCCTAACGCTTTAAAAAAGATACCTAATAACCACGCTATCTATCACTCGTTTTTTAAATTTGATAAGGGCCCGCCTACTACTACCTTTGAGCTTAACGGCTGGGGCGACGACCTGGTGCACGATTATTTAAAGGCGATTGAAATAAACGGCCGCATTGGCGTGTTGTATAGCAGTAAAGATTACGGCTGCGAATGGGATTACGATTTCAGGAACAAGCGCTTTTTAGCTGAAGACAATACTAAATTCGGGGTAAATATTATTGTATACGCCATGAACTCGTGATGGGTGTATGCGCTATATTTACCGCGTAAGTTTATATAAATGGAAAACGAATACTACATCCAAAAAAACGGCGAACACACAGGCCCCTTTAGCTTACACGAGCTGATACAAATGGACCTGCGGGTTGATACGCTGATATTGTCGCCGGAGTATGACGGATGGCAAAAAGCAGCAGACCTGCCCGAACTATTCGAATACTTTGAGGCCAATGGTGTATACTTCCCTACAGATGATAACCTCGCTAGTTTTTGGTGGCGCTTTATGGCTTACATAGTCGATTCTTTATTGCTGTCTTACCCGCTATCGTTTATAAGGCCCCCGGGTGTAAAAGAAGCTTACGACCGTATGCTAACCAGCACAACCACCACTGCCGATATGCTGCTACTGCTAAAATTTAACCTGATAAGCTTTGTGATACTGGCTATTTACCATGCTGTTTGCGAAGCTTCGGCATTGCAGGGAAGCCTGGGTAAAAAACTGTTCAAATTAATAGTTGTAAATGCAGACGGGCAACGGCTAAGCATTGGCCGCGCGTTTTTACGCAACATTGGTAAATTTATATCGGGCTCGGTTTTACTAATTGGCTATCTGGCTGTGCTTTGGGACTCGCATAAACAGGCCTGGCACGACCAATGGGCCAAAACCTACATTATTATTCGCAACCGGTAAATTGTTTTTAAACATGCCTGTATATCGTTATATTAGGCAAATAATCATACTGCATTGAAAAGAAAAGATTTCCTTTACCTAACCGGCATGGGCATCAGCGCTTCCATGCTCAGCAGGTTTACTGCTGCAGGATCGCCGGTTATGCACGGCACCGCCTTGCGCGATGTTGATGTAGCCATTAAAAAGCGCATGGCCGATGTTGCCCTTAACGCTGCACGCTCAAAAGGTGCCACCTATACTGATGCGCGCCTTGGCCGCTACCTAAACCAGTTTGTGGTAACACGCGATAAAAACATCGAGAACATTGTGGATACCGAATCGTACGGGATGGGTATACGCGTTATTGCCAACGGCTGTTGGGGCTTTGCCGCTACCGACAAGCTGGATAACGACAGCATTGCACGCGCTGCCGAAACCGCCGTTGCCATAGCTAAAGAAAACGCCCGCCTGCAACTGGAGCCTGTACAACTGGCCCCGCAAAAAGGTTATGGCGAAGTAAGCTGGAAAACCCCCATCGAAAAGAATGCCTTTGAGGTGCCGATGAAGGACAAAACCGACCTGCTGCTGTCTGTTAACGATGCTGCCTTTAAAAACGGCGCCAACTATGTTAACTCGGTGCTGTTTTTGGTGAACGAGCAAAAATACTTTGCCTCAACCGATGGCTCGTACATCGATCAGGATATTCATCGCATTTGGCCGGTATTCGGCGTTACCAAAATAGACGAGAAAAGCGGCAAGTTTGAAACCCGCAGCTCGTTAAGCGCGCCGCGCGGCATGGGCTACGAATACCTGATGCCCCGCGAAAGTGA
It includes:
- a CDS encoding TldD/PmbA family protein, with the protein product MRRRDFIYLSGMGAGAMMLPSIPGFGKNIDQQQALEYVDVRIKKELADAGLNAAKSAGASYADVRIGRYLNQFVITRENRVTNVANTESYGVGIRVIANGCWGFAASNDVTKTGIAKTAQRAVAVAKANAKLGSAPVQLAPQKGYGEVSWKTPIEKNAFEVPIKEKVDLLLGANAVAMGGGANFVNSTIFAVNEQKYFASTDGSYIDQDIHRFYPSFTVTKIDPSKGSFETRRSLSSPVGMSYEYLNASPAETVGGVTPRYKNRYDMMEDIKFATKQAGEKLTAKSVDPGKYDLVLDPSHLWLTIHESVGHPTELDRVLGYEANFAGTSFLTLDKWKSGNFEFGSKQVNIVGDKTQVGSLGAVGYDDEGVGTKKWDIIKDGILVNYQAIRDQAHIIGLKESQGCCYAQSWQDVQFQRMPNVSLQPGKTPLSVDDMIKNVEKGIYIIGDGSFSIDQQRYNFQFGGQLFYEIKDGKIVGMLNDVAYQANTREFWNSCTQVCDKNDYRLGGAFNDGKGQPSQSSAVSHGASTARFNGVNVINTKRKIG
- a CDS encoding MoxR family ATPase, which gives rise to MELTEENIKDLLAKLPRLKTEIQKVIVGQDAILDELLVAFLAGGHCLLEGVPGLAKTLIVKTMSQALHLAFRRIQFTPDLMPTDIIGTEILEEDHATGKRFFKFNKGPLFANIILADEINRTPPKTQSALLEAMQEFEVTYGGQTYSLDKPFFILATQNPIEQAGTYPLPEAQLDRFLLLIKIGYPSEQEEFAILNRTTGSAKADVQAVITAEEIIQAQALVRQVSINEDLTRYVSSMIRATRPDTTTINYVKEWVRWGAGPRAGQALILTAKARALLKGRYTVLMEDIHAMAPAVLRHRILMNFKAEAEGIDADKVTAELIKVTARKGSL
- a CDS encoding RDD family protein, with translation MENEYYIQKNGEHTGPFSLHELIQMDLRVDTLILSPEYDGWQKAADLPELFEYFEANGVYFPTDDNLASFWWRFMAYIVDSLLLSYPLSFIRPPGVKEAYDRMLTSTTTTADMLLLLKFNLISFVILAIYHAVCEASALQGSLGKKLFKLIVVNADGQRLSIGRAFLRNIGKFISGSVLLIGYLAVLWDSHKQAWHDQWAKTYIIIRNR
- a CDS encoding DUF4159 domain-containing protein; the encoded protein is MAYGAKFTFTRLSYHSGDWDTDQRMPSNILNSLLEYTTIPIDPHEKVIPLSSDDIFTAPFLYLSGHKLVQFDTKEKANFKKYVQNGGFVFVDDCNHDIDGLFAKSFEAQMAALFGPNALKKIPNNHAIYHSFFKFDKGPPTTTFELNGWGDDLVHDYLKAIEINGRIGVLYSSKDYGCEWDYDFRNKRFLAEDNTKFGVNIIVYAMNS
- a CDS encoding DUF58 domain-containing protein, producing the protein MTIKDLPLLAKTVIDGFMNGFNKSTVKGPGLEFSQYRSYQPGDDLRWLDWRMFARSDRYYIRESEIETSISVRFLVDASASMNHDDNGVKKIDYARFLAASLAYLANLQGDSVALNIFKDGELFTTPSKPDPQHLQRLFYHLQQVDPAGAFTKPVHYKELFAGTGRKELLVFITDMYQADGEINALLNSLSALKHEIIVFHLMGQNELDFDFKGFTTLEDLESGETIQVNTQRAKDTYTEKLQEHLATIKSTLLGKRIAYRMISTAEPLDEALRSFLVQRKKGFN